One window of the Fusobacterium animalis 7_1 genome contains the following:
- a CDS encoding dTMP kinase codes for MGKIIVIEGTDSSGKETQTKLLYERVKKIYDKTIKISFPNYDSPACEPVKMYLAGAFGTDATKVNPYPISTMYAIDRYASFKQDWEKKYIDDYVIITDRYVTSNMVHQASKIKDNEEKDEYLKWLVDLEYNKNKIPEPDIVIFLKMPIDKAKELMENRKNKIDGSEKKDIHEVNEDYLKKSYENATAISKKYNWCEIECVENNKIKSIEKINDEIFFKIKERIQS; via the coding sequence ATGGGAAAAATAATTGTTATAGAGGGTACTGATTCAAGTGGAAAAGAGACTCAAACAAAATTATTGTATGAAAGAGTAAAAAAAATATATGATAAAACTATAAAAATTTCTTTTCCTAATTATGACAGTCCTGCATGTGAGCCAGTTAAAATGTATTTGGCAGGAGCTTTTGGAACAGATGCAACTAAGGTAAATCCTTATCCTATATCAACTATGTATGCTATTGATAGATATGCTTCTTTCAAACAAGATTGGGAGAAAAAATATATTGACGATTATGTTATAATAACAGATAGATATGTAACTTCTAATATGGTACATCAAGCCTCTAAAATTAAAGATAATGAAGAAAAAGATGAATATTTGAAGTGGCTTGTAGATTTGGAGTATAATAAAAATAAAATTCCAGAACCAGATATAGTTATTTTTTTGAAAATGCCAATAGATAAAGCCAAAGAACTTATGGAGAATAGAAAAAATAAAATTGATGGATCAGAAAAAAAGGATATACATGAGGTCAATGAAGATTATTTAAAAAAATCTTATGAGAATGCAACAGCTATTTCTAAAAAATATAACTGGTGTGAAATAGAATGTGTTGAAAACAATAAAATTAAAAGTATAGAAAAAATAAATGATGAAATTTTCTTTAAAATTAAAGAGAGAATACAATCTTAA
- the dxr gene encoding 1-deoxy-D-xylulose-5-phosphate reductoisomerase — MKKILILGSTGSIGTNALELIRNNREHYQVIGISGNKNIDLLKKQIEEFKPTSIYVGSEQDALKLKKEYPFLKEIYFGENGLAELSKNSDYDIILTAVSGAIGIDSTVEAIKREKRIALANKETMVSAGAYINKLLKEYPKAEIVPVDSEHSALFQSLQGFKKENVKKLIITASGGTFRGKDLAYLENVTVEQALKHPNWSMGKKITIDSSTLVNKGLEVIEAHELFNVDYDNIEVIVHPQSIVHSMVEYVDGSIIAQMGVANMKTPILYAFTYPEKEFNSSINFLDLIKTNNLTFEEADRKTFKGIDLAYRAGKIGGTMPTVFNASNEVAVELFMKKKIKFLDVYRIIEEAMNNHQVLSLNTDNALNIIKEVDKETRKKVREQWEK, encoded by the coding sequence TCTTGGTTCAACTGGAAGTATAGGGACAAATGCTCTTGAACTTATTAGAAATAATAGAGAACATTATCAAGTTATTGGTATCAGTGGAAATAAAAATATAGATTTATTAAAAAAGCAAATTGAAGAATTTAAACCTACATCTATTTATGTAGGTTCTGAACAAGACGCTTTAAAATTAAAAAAAGAATATCCTTTTTTAAAAGAAATTTATTTTGGAGAAAATGGACTAGCAGAGCTTTCTAAAAATTCTGATTATGATATTATATTGACAGCAGTAAGTGGGGCAATAGGTATAGATTCAACTGTTGAAGCTATAAAAAGAGAGAAAAGAATAGCTCTTGCCAATAAAGAAACTATGGTGTCAGCAGGAGCATATATAAATAAACTTTTAAAAGAGTATCCAAAAGCTGAAATTGTTCCAGTGGATAGTGAACATTCAGCACTATTTCAATCATTACAAGGATTTAAAAAAGAGAATGTAAAAAAATTAATAATAACAGCAAGTGGTGGAACATTTAGAGGAAAAGACTTAGCTTATTTAGAAAATGTTACTGTGGAACAAGCATTGAAACACCCAAATTGGTCTATGGGCAAAAAAATTACTATTGATTCTTCAACATTGGTAAATAAAGGGCTTGAAGTTATAGAGGCACATGAGTTATTCAATGTAGATTATGATAATATAGAGGTTATTGTACACCCACAAAGTATAGTTCATTCTATGGTTGAATATGTTGATGGAAGCATTATAGCACAAATGGGAGTGGCTAATATGAAAACTCCAATACTTTATGCTTTTACTTATCCTGAAAAAGAATTTAATTCTTCAATAAATTTTTTAGATTTAATAAAAACTAATAACTTAACTTTTGAAGAAGCTGATAGAAAAACTTTTAAAGGTATAGATTTAGCTTATAGAGCTGGGAAAATTGGGGGTACTATGCCAACAGTTTTTAATGCTTCAAATGAAGTTGCAGTTGAATTATTTATGAAGAAAAAAATAAAATTCTTAGATGTTTATAGGATTATTGAAGAAGCTATGAATAATCATCAAGTATTATCTTTAAATACTGATAATGCTTTAAATATTATAAAAGAAGTTGATAAAGAAACAAGAAAGAAAGTGAGAGAACAATGGGAAAAATAA